One stretch of Ornithinimicrobium ciconiae DNA includes these proteins:
- the corA gene encoding magnesium/cobalt transporter CorA — MSRSHWVWPAGSSTRGDPLIVDRAVYRKGIRHECGDLSDDLAAIRASEGSDFLWIGLKDPTDAEFADVDQELGLHPLAVEDAVSGRQRVKVEGYGSTIFAALKTLAYVEETSDIETGEIMIFVGDGFVVTVRRGDVAPLTPVRRILEASPERLAEQGPDGVLHAVLDAVVDTYLEIDLEVAADLDEIEESVFGSNDTAHSGAIYRLKREVLEFRRAAAPLTPAVAWLSSAEGPIESGELQLRFRDVGDHLLRVTDHIETYDRLLGDIFNAHLAQISIQQNNDMRKISAWVAMAAVPTMVAGVYGMNFEDMPELHWSFGYPLVVALMALACIFLYRAFRRSGWL, encoded by the coding sequence GTGTCGCGATCGCACTGGGTCTGGCCCGCCGGGTCTTCTACAAGGGGTGACCCACTGATCGTCGACCGGGCGGTCTATCGCAAGGGCATCCGCCACGAGTGCGGCGACCTCAGCGACGACCTTGCCGCCATCCGCGCCTCGGAGGGCAGTGATTTCCTCTGGATCGGGCTCAAGGACCCGACCGATGCCGAGTTCGCCGACGTCGACCAGGAGTTGGGGCTGCACCCGCTCGCCGTGGAGGACGCGGTCTCCGGTCGGCAGCGGGTCAAGGTCGAGGGCTATGGCTCGACGATCTTCGCCGCGCTCAAGACGCTGGCCTATGTCGAGGAGACCTCCGACATCGAGACCGGCGAGATCATGATCTTTGTCGGCGATGGCTTCGTGGTCACCGTCCGCCGTGGTGACGTGGCGCCCCTGACCCCCGTGCGCCGCATCCTGGAGGCCAGCCCCGAACGGCTCGCCGAGCAGGGACCAGACGGTGTGCTGCATGCCGTCCTGGACGCGGTGGTTGACACCTATCTGGAGATCGACCTCGAGGTCGCTGCTGACCTGGACGAGATCGAGGAGTCCGTCTTCGGCAGCAACGACACGGCGCACTCCGGGGCGATCTATCGGCTCAAGCGTGAGGTTCTGGAGTTCCGTCGGGCCGCCGCCCCGCTCACTCCTGCGGTGGCCTGGCTCTCCAGCGCGGAGGGGCCGATCGAGTCCGGCGAGCTGCAGCTGCGCTTCCGTGACGTCGGCGACCACCTGCTGCGGGTCACCGACCACATCGAGACCTATGACCGGCTGCTCGGCGACATCTTCAACGCCCATCTGGCTCAGATCTCGATCCAGCAGAACAACGACATGCGCAAGATCTCGGCCTGGGTGGCAATGGCGGCGGTGCCGACGATGGTCGCCGGCGTCTATGGCATGAACTTCGAGGACATGCCCGAGCTGCACTGGAGCTTTGGCTATCCCCTGGTCGTGGCGCTGATGGCCCTGGCCTGCATCTTCCTCTATCGCGCGTTCCGGCGGTCGGGCTGGCTCTGA
- a CDS encoding helix-turn-helix domain-containing protein produces MEREDLIRLRRVRDLIDREYAEPLDVPRLAREALMSVGHFQRSFKEAFGETPYSWLMTRRVERAMALLRFGDQSVTDVCMAVGFTSLGSFSARFTELVGESPSAYRARSHDQLVGIPGCFVKHATRPVRRRSGSEKR; encoded by the coding sequence GTGGAGCGGGAGGACCTGATCAGGTTGCGCCGGGTGCGCGACCTGATCGACCGGGAGTATGCCGAACCGCTCGACGTTCCTCGCCTCGCCCGCGAGGCCCTCATGTCGGTGGGGCACTTCCAGCGCTCCTTCAAGGAGGCGTTCGGGGAGACGCCCTACTCCTGGCTGATGACGCGCCGGGTCGAGCGGGCGATGGCCCTGCTCCGGTTCGGTGACCAGAGCGTCACCGACGTCTGCATGGCCGTCGGCTTCACCTCGCTCGGCTCGTTCAGTGCCCGGTTCACCGAGTTGGTGGGGGAGAGCCCGAGCGCCTACCGGGCCCGCAGTCACGACCAGCTGGTCGGTATCCCCGGGTGCTTCGTCAAGCACGCCACCCGGCCGGTGCGGCGCCGATCAGGATCGGAGAAGCGCTAA
- the argS gene encoding arginine--tRNA ligase produces the protein MSLQSELFPLVSSAIEAALGPEHAGADPVLRPSQFADIQVNAALALAKRVGKPPREVAAQIVEHLPTDGVFGQVEISGPGFINLTLADGWINDRVSAMAADDRHGVPVQPAQQIPIDYSAPNVAKEMHVGHLRTTVVGDALARTLEHLGHHVVRQNHIGDWGTPFGMLIEHLLAVGEDSDEARLLESDPNAFYQGARARFDSDEEFATRSRTRVVSLQAGDADTLRLWTELVELSKRYFNRIYGALGVTLTDADLAGESTYNDELAAICDELEAAGIATMSDGALCVFLDGYTGREGKPVPLIIRKSDGGYGYGTTDLATVRHRVEHLGADRILYVVGAPQSLHLNMVWATARKAGWLPESVEVVHVQIGNVLGPDRKILRTRSGAPLRLMALLDESVATARAVIDEARPDLPEETRAVIAPQIGIGAVKYADLSVAHDSEYVFDLGRMTSLTGNTGPYLQYAAARVRSIFRAADAGPEQSRTSQIVVSEAAERALALELIEFGEVVAQVGESLEPHRLCGYLFQLAQSFSAFYEHCPVLKAADPAVRQSRLALCALTLDVLVTGLDLLGIESPEVM, from the coding sequence ATGTCCTTGCAGTCCGAACTCTTCCCCCTGGTCTCCTCCGCGATCGAGGCAGCGCTCGGCCCGGAGCACGCCGGGGCGGATCCGGTGCTGCGCCCGAGTCAGTTCGCCGACATCCAGGTCAACGCGGCGTTGGCCCTGGCCAAGCGCGTGGGCAAGCCGCCCCGCGAGGTCGCCGCCCAGATCGTCGAGCACCTGCCCACCGACGGCGTCTTCGGGCAGGTCGAGATCAGCGGACCCGGCTTCATCAACCTCACGCTGGCCGACGGCTGGATCAACGACCGGGTCAGCGCGATGGCTGCCGACGACCGGCACGGTGTGCCCGTGCAGCCGGCCCAGCAGATCCCGATCGACTACTCCGCACCCAACGTGGCCAAGGAGATGCACGTCGGTCATCTGCGCACCACCGTGGTGGGGGACGCGCTGGCCCGCACCCTGGAGCACCTGGGACACCACGTCGTGCGGCAGAACCACATCGGCGACTGGGGCACCCCCTTCGGCATGCTGATCGAGCACCTCCTGGCGGTGGGCGAGGACAGCGACGAGGCGCGCCTGCTGGAGAGCGACCCCAACGCCTTCTACCAGGGCGCCCGGGCCCGCTTCGACTCTGACGAGGAGTTCGCCACCCGCTCCCGCACCCGGGTGGTGTCGCTCCAGGCCGGGGACGCGGACACGCTGCGCCTGTGGACCGAGCTGGTCGAGCTGTCCAAGCGCTACTTCAACCGGATCTACGGCGCGCTGGGCGTGACCCTGACCGATGCCGACCTGGCGGGTGAGTCCACCTACAACGACGAGCTCGCAGCGATCTGTGACGAGCTGGAGGCCGCCGGGATCGCCACGATGAGCGATGGCGCGCTGTGCGTCTTCCTCGACGGTTACACCGGTCGCGAGGGCAAGCCCGTGCCGCTGATCATCCGCAAGTCCGACGGTGGTTATGGCTATGGCACCACCGACCTCGCCACGGTCCGTCACCGGGTGGAGCACCTCGGCGCGGACCGCATCCTGTATGTCGTGGGCGCCCCTCAGTCGCTGCACCTCAACATGGTGTGGGCCACCGCGCGCAAGGCTGGCTGGCTGCCGGAGTCGGTCGAGGTGGTCCACGTCCAGATCGGCAACGTGCTCGGGCCGGATCGCAAGATCCTGCGCACCCGCTCGGGCGCGCCGCTGCGGCTCATGGCGCTGCTGGACGAGTCCGTCGCCACCGCGCGCGCTGTCATCGACGAGGCCCGGCCCGACCTGCCGGAGGAGACCCGCGCGGTCATCGCCCCGCAGATCGGCATCGGTGCGGTCAAGTACGCCGACCTGTCCGTCGCGCACGACAGCGAGTACGTCTTCGACCTGGGTCGGATGACCTCGCTGACCGGAAACACCGGTCCCTACCTGCAGTATGCCGCCGCGCGCGTGCGGTCGATCTTCCGCGCCGCCGACGCCGGGCCGGAGCAGAGTCGCACGAGCCAGATCGTGGTCAGCGAGGCAGCCGAACGCGCCCTCGCCCTAGAGCTCATCGAGTTCGGCGAGGTGGTCGCACAGGTCGGGGAGAGCCTCGAGCCGCACCGGCTGTGCGGATATCTCTTCCAGCTGGCGCAGTCCTTCTCGGCCTTCTATGAGCACTGCCCGGTGCTCAAGGCCGCGGACCCTGCGGTTCGGCAGTCGCGGCTGGCGCTGTGCGCGCTCACCCTGGATGTGCTGGTGACCGGTCTCGATCTGCTGGGCATCGAGTCCCCTGAGGTGATGTGA
- the bcp gene encoding thioredoxin-dependent thiol peroxidase, with protein sequence MTRLEPGQQAPAWTLPDADGKQVSLSDYAGRKLIIYFYPAAMTPGCTKQACDFRDNLAVLQGHGYAVVGISPDSPEKLTKFTDKESLTFPVLADEDKAVLTAYGAFGEKKLYGKTVTGVIRSTIVVDEEGAVELAKYNVKATGHVAMLAKALGVSL encoded by the coding sequence ATGACCCGCCTCGAGCCGGGCCAGCAGGCCCCCGCCTGGACCCTTCCCGACGCCGACGGCAAGCAGGTGTCGCTCAGCGACTATGCCGGCCGCAAGCTGATCATCTACTTCTACCCGGCCGCGATGACGCCCGGTTGCACCAAGCAGGCCTGCGACTTCCGCGACAACCTCGCGGTGCTGCAGGGCCATGGGTATGCCGTGGTCGGGATCTCCCCCGACTCCCCGGAGAAGTTGACGAAGTTCACCGACAAGGAGTCGCTCACCTTCCCCGTGCTGGCCGACGAGGACAAGGCGGTGCTCACGGCATACGGCGCCTTCGGCGAGAAGAAGCTCTATGGCAAGACCGTGACCGGTGTCATCCGCTCGACCATCGTGGTCGACGAGGAGGGCGCCGTGGAACTCGCGAAGTACAACGTCAAGGCGACCGGCCACGTCGCCATGCTGGCCAAGGCACTGGGCGTCAGCCTCTGA
- a CDS encoding VOC family protein: MSENTLTSPILNSCFVIVDDVDAALAFYRDALGLEVRQDVSQGDFRWLTFTPPGQPEIEIVIQDYQAFGVPMSEEDKSAVADLMAKGVLSALVFEVRDVDALFAKVESTGAEVLQEPADQFYGVRDCAFRDPAGNMMRFKAPLAENAGA, translated from the coding sequence ATGAGCGAAAACACCCTCACCTCACCCATCCTCAACAGCTGTTTCGTGATCGTCGACGACGTCGACGCCGCGCTGGCGTTCTATCGCGACGCCCTGGGCCTGGAGGTGCGCCAGGACGTCTCCCAGGGCGACTTTCGCTGGCTCACCTTCACCCCGCCGGGTCAGCCTGAGATCGAGATCGTCATCCAGGACTACCAGGCCTTTGGTGTGCCGATGAGCGAGGAGGACAAGTCCGCTGTGGCCGACCTGATGGCCAAGGGGGTGCTCTCCGCCCTGGTCTTTGAGGTGCGCGACGTGGATGCGCTCTTCGCGAAGGTGGAGAGCACCGGCGCCGAGGTGCTGCAGGAGCCGGCCGACCAGTTCTATGGGGTGCGTGACTGCGCGTTCCGTGACCCGGCCGGCAACATGATGCGCTTTAAGGCCCCGCTCGCCGAGAACGCCGGGGCCTGA
- a CDS encoding class I SAM-dependent DNA methyltransferase, translating into MPDAEFDDPRLAPLYDVLDPDRSDLDTYLAVAEEVGARSVLDVGCGTGTFGILLAQRGIEVTGVDPAGASLGVARGKEYADRVTWVHGDATALGSLQVDLATMTANVAQVFLTDEAWAETLAAIHAALRPGGHLAFESRVPENRGWERWTPEATRATTDVPGLGPLTEWMEITAVREDPLLVSFTAHNEFPDGQDVISTSTLRFRSREELETSLAAAGFEDVVVGDLPYAPGRGWLVRARRPLSTG; encoded by the coding sequence ATGCCTGATGCTGAGTTCGATGACCCGCGCCTCGCCCCGCTCTACGACGTCCTCGACCCCGACCGCAGCGACCTGGACACCTACCTGGCTGTCGCGGAGGAGGTCGGTGCCCGATCGGTGCTGGACGTCGGGTGCGGGACCGGCACCTTCGGCATACTGCTGGCGCAGCGCGGGATCGAGGTGACGGGGGTCGACCCGGCAGGTGCCAGCCTGGGCGTGGCCCGGGGCAAGGAGTATGCCGATCGGGTCACCTGGGTGCACGGTGACGCCACTGCGCTGGGCTCGCTGCAGGTTGACCTCGCGACGATGACCGCGAACGTCGCGCAGGTCTTCCTCACGGACGAGGCCTGGGCGGAGACGCTCGCGGCGATCCACGCGGCACTGCGCCCGGGTGGGCACCTGGCGTTCGAGAGCCGGGTCCCTGAGAACAGGGGCTGGGAGCGGTGGACCCCCGAGGCGACCCGGGCCACCACCGACGTGCCGGGCCTTGGGCCGCTGACCGAATGGATGGAGATCACCGCCGTGCGGGAGGACCCGCTCCTGGTCAGTTTCACCGCGCACAACGAGTTCCCTGACGGACAGGACGTCATCTCCACTTCGACGCTGCGCTTCCGCTCCCGGGAGGAGCTGGAAACCTCGTTGGCGGCTGCGGGCTTCGAGGACGTCGTGGTGGGCGACTTGCCGTATGCGCCGGGCCGCGGCTGGCTGGTGCGAGCCCGGCGACCCTTGTCCACAGGGTGA
- a CDS encoding DUF3618 domain-containing protein gives MADSKPRTRSQKEIEAELTATRERLARTVDQLTFRASPQEIKRRQVEALKLRANRAAFTETGEPRYDRLATGLAIVAGVAIALGLARRVFYKG, from the coding sequence ATGGCCGACAGCAAGCCGCGGACTCGCTCTCAGAAGGAGATCGAGGCGGAGCTCACCGCGACTCGTGAGCGACTGGCCCGCACCGTGGATCAGTTGACCTTCCGAGCCTCGCCCCAGGAAATCAAGCGTCGTCAGGTGGAGGCGCTCAAGCTCCGTGCCAACCGGGCAGCCTTCACCGAGACCGGTGAGCCGCGCTATGACCGGCTCGCGACGGGGCTGGCGATCGTCGCCGGTGTCGCGATCGCACTGGGTCTGGCCCGCCGGGTCTTCTACAAGGGGTGA
- a CDS encoding OsmC family protein encodes MATHTYEIEVIWTGDRGSGTSGYRDYGRDVLASSVGRPELELSADKPFRGDPARWNPELLLVAALSECHLLSFLHIAVTHGVTVVGYRDQPVGTMEQDGIGGHFTRVLLRPTVTIADPAHVALVPHLHHEANQACFIASSVNFPVDHEPTTLVR; translated from the coding sequence ATGGCGACGCACACCTATGAGATCGAGGTCATCTGGACGGGGGACCGGGGGAGCGGCACCTCCGGCTATCGCGACTATGGCCGGGACGTGCTGGCCTCGAGCGTGGGTCGCCCTGAGCTCGAGCTCTCAGCTGACAAGCCCTTCCGCGGAGACCCAGCGCGCTGGAACCCCGAGCTGTTGCTCGTGGCAGCTCTCAGCGAGTGCCACCTGCTCTCGTTCCTGCACATCGCGGTGACCCACGGAGTAACGGTGGTCGGATACCGGGACCAGCCGGTGGGAACCATGGAGCAGGACGGCATCGGCGGCCACTTCACGAGGGTGTTGCTGCGGCCGACGGTGACGATCGCCGATCCTGCTCACGTCGCGCTGGTGCCGCACCTGCACCACGAGGCCAACCAGGCGTGCTTTATCGCCAGCTCGGTGAACTTCCCGGTGGACCACGAGCCCACGACACTGGTGCGTTGA